The genomic window TACGGATCAAGGCTCGATGTTGCGCGTGAAGGGCGCCGACGGGCTGCTGCCGATCGGTCCCGGCCTGGTGACCGGCGTCAACATCTTCGACCAGACCCTGCGCACCTACCGCAACGGCCTGCTCGTGCAGGAGGCCCACATCGGCGAAGAAATGGTCTGGGGCCCGCACTACATGGTGGCCGACATCGCGCGCCACATCACGCTGATGCCCGGCGACGTGGTGCTCACCGGCACGCCGTGTCATTCACGATCGGTCGATCCGGGAGACACGGTCGAGGTGGAGATTACCGGTATCGGGCGCCTTTCGAGTCACGTCGTCGCGGGGCCGGTGCCGCGCGCTTCTGCACTCGGCGTCGGGCATGCACCGACGGATTCGGACGAAGTTCGGCGCGTGGCGATGGGTCACGATCCACGGGTGCCGGATCGCTTCAAGGACAACTACCGGGCGGCGGCGCAAGTCCCCAACCGTTAGGCAGGCTCGGGTGCGGCAGGGGCAGCAGCGACTCTTGCCGAGCTCGCTCCGGTCGCTCGTGCTTCTTCAATGCCGTGGTCGCGACGCCTTCGCGCAATGCCGTCGCCAGCACCGGCACGGTGGTCGTCGCGTCGACGCCCAACGCGCGTACCACGCACACGCCAGAGACACCGCACGCGGCCGCCTCACTCACCTGCCCCGGCTGCAGGATGCCGCCAATCGCAACGACTGGCGCACCGGCCATGGCGTTCCACCAGCGCAAGTTGTCCAGACCTTGCGGGCGCCACGGCATGTCTTTGGTGAGCGTCGGCCACACCGGCCCACACGCCACGTAGCGCGGCGCCAGGGCACGGGTCCGGCACAGCTCCCACAGGCTGTGCGAACTGATGCCGAGTGCCAGCCCGCTGCGCAGCAGCTCGCCGCGACCCGCCTCACCCAGCGCCAGTAAGTCTTCCTGCCCGAGATGCACGCCGCTGGCGCCCAACTCTTGCGCCAGCGCCCAGTGGTCGTTGATGAACAACTCCGCCTTCGCCGCGCGGCAGGCCGCCACGCTGCGCGCGATTTCGTCGCGCAGCAGCGCGGTCCAGCGCGCGTCGGGCGCTTGGGCCGGATTCGCTGCATCGGACAGCGGCGGCGTCTTGATGCGCAGTTGCACCGAGCGCACACCCGCGGCCAATACCTGCCGCACCCGTTCGGCGCTGTCGACGATGGCGTAGAGACCCAGCAACGGGTCGTCGCTGCGGCGTGGTGCCGCGAAGCAGGCCGCCTCGCCCCACGACATGCGCGGCAACAGCGCAGGGTCGGCGTGGAAGCCCGGCAGGGCCATCACAGGTCCCGCGCCCGCGCCCGCCGCATGACCGCCGCGCAGTGCCTGCGTGGTCGCCATCTTTGCCAGGACGAGCGCATCGGCCGCGACGTAGCCGAGTGCCAACGCTGCGGCAACACTGCTCGCGAAAGTGCAGCCGGTGCCGTGGTTGTGCTTCGTGTCGACACGCGGCGATGCGAGCCAGCCGGCGGCGTGCTCGGTGTCGATCCAGTCGAGTGCTTCACGCTCCGCACTCTGCACGTGGTCCGTGCTGTCGCCGCCGGTAATGCAAACCGCCGCAGCGCCGGCCGCGCGCAGTCGCCGGGCGAGTGCCGGCACGTCGCTGCGGCCAGCGTCATCGCTATCGCCAAGGCCGCTGTCGTGCGCCTCCAACAAGCGATGCGCCTCGTGCAGGTTCGGCGTGACGACCGTGGCGCGCGGCAGCAGCAGATCGCGGTACGCCCGCAACACGGCCGCGTCGGCGAACTGCGCACCGGTGCTCGCCCCCAGCACAGGATCGACCACCAGTGCGACAGGGCGCTCGCGTCGCAGCAGGTCGACCCATCGTGCGACGCATTCCACTTGCGCCACACCGCCGAGCAATCCGGTCTTGATGACCAGCGGCGGCATGTCGGCAGCGAGTGCTTCGAGTTGTGCGTCGAGCCACGCGACCGGCAGCGGCTCGATGCGCGCGACGCTGTGCGAGTTCTGCGCGGTGACAGCGGCGACGACCGTACAGAGATGAACGCCGAAGGCATCGGCCGCGCGCTGATCGGCCGCCAGCCCCGCGCCGCCACCGCTGTCGGTGCCGGCGATGCTCCAGATCACGGGCGGCCTCATCGCGCGGCCTCGCCAAGCAGAAACGGCTGGCCGCCGACCGGAGTGCTGGCCACCGCAAAATCTTGCCGCGCCATCACACCGGCTTGCCAGCCACCGCGGCCGGCCTCGACGGCATGGCGAAACGCGGTCGCCATTCGCACCGGATCGCGCGCCTGCGCCACCGCGGAATTCAGCAGCACGGCGTCGAAGCCCATCTCCATCGCCTGCGCCGCGTGCGAGGGCGCACCGAGGCCGGCATCAACGATCAACGTCGCGTCCGGCAACCGCTCGCGCAAGGTGCGCAGGGCCCAGGGGTTGAGCAGGCCCTGCCCAGATCCGATCGGCGCACCCCACGGCATGAGCACGGCGCAGCCCGCGTCGAGCAATCGTCGACAAGTCACCAGATCGTCGGTGCAATACGGCCAGACCACGAAGCCATCGCGCACCAGGGCGTGCGCAGCGACCAGCAGTTCGGCCGGGTCGGGCTGCAGCGTGTGCTCGTCGCCCACGACCTCCAGCTTGATCCACCGGGTGTCGTACATCTCACGCGCCATGTGGGCCAGCGTGACCGCGTCGCGTGCGGTGCGACAGCCGGCGGTGTTGGGCAGCAATCGCGCACCCTGCTGCGCCAATGCCTCGCGCACGATCGTCATGAAGCCGTTGTCGCCACCGCCGCCATCCGTTCTTGCCATCGCGCGCTTCAGGCCGACGGTGACCACCTGCGTGCCGGCTGCTTCGATGGCATCGCGCAACGTATGGGGCGATGGATAGCCGGCCGTGCCCAGCAGGAAGCGGCTGCTCATCGGCACGCCGTCGACCGTCCAGAGGTCGGCAGCGGGTCGTTCTGGTTGCGCCTGTTGTCGTGTCATCGAAGTCTCCCCGGCTCAGCCGCCGACGATGGGTTGAAAGAACAGCACGACATCGCCGCTTTGCAGCACGCGCCGATCGCGTTGAGCGCGCGGCACGAAGTCGCCGTTGATGGCCGTGCTCATGGCCAGCGGGGCGTGGCCCAGCGCCTGCATCAATGCAGCCAGCGTTGTGCCGGCAGCGACCTCGCGCGGTGCACCGTCGAGTTGCACGGTGATCGTTGCGATGGGCATGCCGGGATGCGTGTTTGTGGCGGTGGCGGTGGCGTCGTTCATGCAGCAAGCGCCTCTTCCACCAGCGCTGGCGCCAGCAGCCAGCCATGCCTGAACAGTCCGTTGATGCGCACCAGTCCGTCGCGCACTTCCACCACCGGCGCATGGTCAGGCAACGCCGGTCGCAGGTTGCGGTCGAGCCGCAGGATGCGTGCTTCGGCAAGTGCCGGCAAGACGCTGTGCGCCGCAGCCATCAACTCGACCGCGCTTTGCAGAGACACCGGCGACCGGTCTTCGCTTTCGATCTCGCTGGCGCCCACGATCACAACGTCGCCGGGGCGTGGCACGACATACACGCGGTGCCGCGGATGCAGCAGTCGCACCGGCCGCGTCAGCCCGAGTCCCGGCGCATGCAGCCAGACAGTTTCACCACGAACGCCGCGCACCGGCAAGGCGGGCCGCGCGCCCAGGCCGCGCACGTCGAATACCGTGTCGAAGCGCTGCCAGCCGAGTCCCTCGACGTACAGGGCGCCGGGCTCGAGGTCGGTCACGCGACGCTGCCAACACCAGCGCACACCGGCCGCGCCGTCGTGCAACGCCGCCATCGCGGCAACGGCG from Variovorax sp. PAMC28562 includes these protein-coding regions:
- a CDS encoding bifunctional hydroxymethylpyrimidine kinase/phosphomethylpyrimidine kinase, giving the protein MRPPVIWSIAGTDSGGGAGLAADQRAADAFGVHLCTVVAAVTAQNSHSVARIEPLPVAWLDAQLEALAADMPPLVIKTGLLGGVAQVECVARWVDLLRRERPVALVVDPVLGASTGAQFADAAVLRAYRDLLLPRATVVTPNLHEAHRLLEAHDSGLGDSDDAGRSDVPALARRLRAAGAAAVCITGGDSTDHVQSAEREALDWIDTEHAAGWLASPRVDTKHNHGTGCTFASSVAAALALGYVAADALVLAKMATTQALRGGHAAGAGAGPVMALPGFHADPALLPRMSWGEAACFAAPRRSDDPLLGLYAIVDSAERVRQVLAAGVRSVQLRIKTPPLSDAANPAQAPDARWTALLRDEIARSVAACRAAKAELFINDHWALAQELGASGVHLGQEDLLALGEAGRGELLRSGLALGISSHSLWELCRTRALAPRYVACGPVWPTLTKDMPWRPQGLDNLRWWNAMAGAPVVAIGGILQPGQVSEAAACGVSGVCVVRALGVDATTTVPVLATALREGVATTALKKHERPERARQESLLPLPHPSLPNGWGLAPPPGSCP
- a CDS encoding thiazole synthase → MTRQQAQPERPAADLWTVDGVPMSSRFLLGTAGYPSPHTLRDAIEAAGTQVVTVGLKRAMARTDGGGGDNGFMTIVREALAQQGARLLPNTAGCRTARDAVTLAHMAREMYDTRWIKLEVVGDEHTLQPDPAELLVAAHALVRDGFVVWPYCTDDLVTCRRLLDAGCAVLMPWGAPIGSGQGLLNPWALRTLRERLPDATLIVDAGLGAPSHAAQAMEMGFDAVLLNSAVAQARDPVRMATAFRHAVEAGRGGWQAGVMARQDFAVASTPVGGQPFLLGEAAR
- the thiS gene encoding sulfur carrier protein ThiS; this encodes MNDATATATNTHPGMPIATITVQLDGAPREVAAGTTLAALMQALGHAPLAMSTAINGDFVPRAQRDRRVLQSGDVVLFFQPIVGG
- a CDS encoding FAD-dependent oxidoreductase is translated as MAHAKSMGIAGAGLLGRLLAWQLSRAGHAVTVFDPADDAVARFDGQGAAGFTAAGMLSPLAELDNATSDIAVRGLRSVGLWRDIVRQLPGPPHFAERGSLMLAHRADKGSAERVLARLRNHEVAGLMPAETLDAAALAALEPALAGVAHAWLLPGEAQIDAVAAMAALHDGAAGVRWCWQRRVTDLEPGALYVEGLGWQRFDTVFDVRGLGARPALPVRGVRGETVWLHAPGLGLTRPVRLLHPRHRVYVVPRPGDVVIVGASEIESEDRSPVSLQSAVELMAAAHSVLPALAEARILRLDRNLRPALPDHAPVVEVRDGLVRINGLFRHGWLLAPALVEEALAA